The sequence below is a genomic window from Hippocampus zosterae strain Florida chromosome 7, ASM2543408v3, whole genome shotgun sequence.
CGCGCCGAAACAAAAATGGCAGTAATGCCGGATGACACGTGGTTTGTCCACTTTGCTTCTGCTTTTTGGGCCCCTGTGGCGCAACGAGCTCAGGCCCATCGTAGGCTCGGTATGGGTTCAAGTCACATTTGTCCCGTGGACAAACACGCGCCAGCGAAAATGGAATCACATTCATGCAATTGGACCGTTTGGGGGATTTGTATGACTTTGTTCAGTTGGTCTCATTGTAGCCGATGTTTGATTCCGAGTGGGGATCAATTGAATTTCGCATCTAAGGGCACCATTGCGCGATTTAAAAGCTGAATTCAATAATCCGAGATCTAACTTCACTTTGAGGATTCTTCTTTAGAAGTGGACagaagaaaagaggaagaggatgcaCCTCACTCCTCATGACTCGCTTGCCTCATGGGACCCTAATGATGGATGAGATGTGTCTCGTTAACAAGCGTCACATGTCTATGTGCTCACCCGAACCAGATTCAATTACTGCAAGCACACAAACAGGCAAACCGCAGTGGGACGAGCAAGGCAGTGGGAGAACATCGACTTAAGCGCAGAGGGACGACTtgacttttgggtttttttttttgttttttgagatgGGAgtcttgaaatatatttttcttctgGCGTGCGTCGCCTTCGTTCATCAAGCGGATGGACGCAAAAGTAAGACGTCGGCGCGAGAAAGGAAACTTTTGGAATGGGTCGCTGTATTTCATTTAAATGCGTGCGTTTGACAATTGCTCACTTGCGTCGTGGGGGCACAGGACAATTCCTGTAAATGTTAGCCATTTTCCTCACCGCGATGATGTCCTCCCTCCGGCTCGCTGTTGCAGTCAGTCTCATGAGTTTGATTAGCCGAGTCGCCGCCGGTGACGATTGACTGCGTACTTTCCAActcctaaaaacaaaaacaaaagacaagtaATTCTCTCAACACCgagcaacacacaaaaaaaaaaatcgaatgcaATTGCTGACATGTTACACTCAATGTTGATTATTTATGGTTGCGAACAATATCACAGCGTCACATATGGACAATAATGAATGTCTTATACAAAATATTTCCTGGCATTATAATTCAATTGCACTGCAGATGaacacgttgaaaaaaaaaaatgacatgaataCAAATGTGTGAAATATTCAGTCATTGCGCAtgaggcgggatacaccctggaccggttgccagccaagtgCATTTTTGCTCGTGGACAGTTTAGAGTCCTCGATGACActctgcaaaatgtttttttttatcgtgtGTGTTTGGGTAACCGTTTCCCTGTTTCTTTCTCCAGCATATGCTGACATGTTCCCCCACAAGCACACCCCCCGAGGAAAGTCTCCTTTCCCCATGCCACCCATCCCAGGTTGGACTCCCGACAGCAGCCCGTGGGACGACTACCTCTATCCGCCCATAAAACCCAAAGAGCTCATGCGCAGACGAGGCGAGTTCAACACTCAAAACAAATATAGGAAATAGGAATAACAAGAGGTCCATTTTACGTTCTGACATCTTGTGAAAGAGTCATTAAATGCTTTATTGGTCACAATATGTCACTTTCacagatggatggaaaaaaaaaaaaagaccgggaTAATAATTTCTCACATTCCGCATGATGAGCTCTGAAATCACTCGAATTAATGTGCCCCGGCGCTCGGTCTGTTGAGTCTTGTAAAACCGTTGAATGTCACAGGAGGCAAACCCACGGTGCGCCTCACCAGCGACAGCCCAGCGCTCAACGGTTCCGTCATCACATTCACGGCCAAGCTGGAGTATCCGCCATGCCAGAAAGAGGACGACAGCGGGGAACTCGTGTGGGATGAGCACTGTGATGACGGTACGGAGCCGGAGGCATCGGGTGCTGTCAAAATGCCTTCCTATCCCTTATAGACCGTTTGGAGTATATGCAACAGCGCGCCGCATCACAAGACTTTGCTTTCTTGCAGCAAATGGACAAGCGCGCTCGGGCTACGTGTACAACTGGACGTCGTGGATGGACGACTACGGCTTTGGCAGATGTACGGACGCCAGCAAATGCAACGCGTTCCCTGATGGGAAGCCCTTCCCTCAGAGCAACGACTGGAGGCGCAAGAACTACGTCTACGTGTGGCACACGATGGGTGAGGAATCTGCGCACACTTCATCACATTCATTCCACAACTACGGAAAACTTACAGTGAGTATAAAAAGGCtgccccggagacagctggaacaggctccaacacacccgtgacccttgtgaggagaagcgcattagaaaatagatgggtaGATGGATATTTTGTTTTCCTGATGTTACACAAGACAATGGTTCACTTTCATGGCGGAATTTTTATCAGCTCCTGTATGTTCTGTATTATATTGTTGATTGAGTTTTATATTTTAATCTTGTAGCGCAAGAATTAACTGTGCGATaagccctatttttttttttttgggtcatcattttatttgttttcttgaaCCAGGACAATACTTCGAGACATGTGACGGCCACTCCTCCAGTCTGAAACTCAACACCTCCAGCATCCCTGTGGGAGCTGAGGTCATGGAGGTCATGGTGTACCGTAAACGTGAGCGCAGGAAATACAGTCCCTTGAGTATGGACAACGTCGTTTTCTACGTCACGGGTAGAGTATACTCTTTTTTTTGAAAGTATGGCCCACAAAGTATTTAAGTCCTGTGATATTTGTTGCATTCATCAGTTCCAAAAAATTGGTTATTTGAAATAGGTTTGCTCATCTTGCTGTTTGCGTCTTAACTGGAACACCGAAGAGGGAGCATAGTCCTCCCACTGGCTGCGTCTGCCATTTAGAATTCaagatttttcaaatgtatcttTAAATCTCAAAATGGTCTCAACATTATTTGCCTCTCGAAGCGTCGGTTTTTAACACTCAAATATGGTCCCTCAGCACTCAAAGTTTGCCTACGCCTGGTTTGAAAACCCAGGCGAGAGTTGTCCATTGATGGTCTGTGTGCTTGTTCACGTTAAGATATGATCCCAGTGGCGGTGGACATCTCCCAGAAGTCTGCGGTCAACCGCTCCGCCAACCACGTGTTCTTCCGAGGCGAGGATGTCGTCTTTCGAGTGCATCTCCACGACCCGAGCGGTTACCTGAAGACGGCGGTGGCCCTCGACTATATGTGGGACCTTAAGGATGGCAACCGGGTGGTGACCCACCGCGATGTGACCACACACGCCTACAGCACGGTGGGCAACAGGAGTGTTAAGCTAGTGGTGGAGGCAGCGTTTCCAGCAGAGTGTCCGCCTGCTACCGCCACCTCCGCGCCGACAACGTCCACACCGCCACCAACCCCTACTGGTAATCGTACTATGCGTTCGAAAAATATTTATACAACCTTATTATTGCTAATAATTGTCCTCGGCAATCATGTTTGTATTCCACCTGTAGAGCGCCACACGTCTCCACCGGCCATGACGACGACCCCCCAAGGTGAGCTCGGAAGTGTCTGCGTTGCTAATTTGCACGTACCGCAAACATGGCTGCCGGTCCCATGAATTCATGTCGTcatgccacttcttccagccatCTCGGTGATCTCCAGCTCATCTCCTGTCACCGTGACAATGGGCTTGCCCACCACAGAAGTCCTCCCGTCCGTTGATTCCAGCGGTACCCCAGAGTCGACCCTCTGTGCTCTGCTTCACAGCAAGCGTGTGCTGCAGGGCAACGAGTGCGTCCGCTACGTGCACGGAATCTTTGTagcaaacatcagcatcatCGGTGGGTGTCAGGCAGTGACCGCTTTCTACCCATGCGGTCTGATCTGAGAGATGAAGGACAATCAGAGCAATTGAGGATTAAAGTGGGCTGACTCCATTCTGTTGCATCTTTAAGTGCAAAAATGAATACTGGTCAAAATCAAGGTTTAGTTCCAATTTTGACTGATTGAGAGCAGTCCATTGTTGCAATGAGCACATTTTCCTGATTCGTCACTccaccgcatttttttttttttgccacagagCCCAAGCGTCCACTGCAGAGCAAGGCCAACAGCCGCATTGTTGATGTGTTGGCTGCCAGAGTAACCAAGACTGACATCAGCTTCCTGGTGAAATGCCTGGGCAGGTGTGTATATCACTTTTTCATGTGACGAAACGTTGTCGATCTCGATCTGTTTGTCTCATGtgtttatttcattaaatatatatatatatatatatatattggaacTTATATTTGCAATACAGTAACATTTCTAATCTTCCTAAATCTAAGTGCAGTGTTAATGGCCAAACTGGACATCACATTATAGTGGCttacaataatattaaaaatgctcttttaaatttgaaaacCGCTGATACCAGTCTTACCTCCTCTTTAGCGTCCCCACCTCGGCGTGCACCATTGTGTCGGACCCCACGTGCACTTCGGTGCACAGCATCATGTGCAATGATGTTCCTCCTTCCGCAAAGTGTGAGGTGAACCTGAGGAGAACTTTTCTGAAGCCGGGGACCTACTGCGTCAACATCACGTTGCAGGATTCTCGTACCATGACACTGACCAGCACCACCGTCACCATTAACAAGTTGCAAGCGACCCCCGGTGAGTGAAACGGAGAATGTTCTAGTAAGTCTACTTCTTTGCAAAAAGTTCATGGACAATTTTCCTCTCCTCAAGAGCCCGAGAACCCTCATACTATTGAAGTGATCCTATCTACATGCGCCGTACTGGGAGCTTTCTTTGCATTGATTGCATGTGTTGTTTACAGGTAAGTAATTTTTATCTTTAGACATCCTTTAAACAAtactgttttgtaaagaacaCCGAATTAATCAAAAATATGGTCAAAGACAATACCTGAAATAAATGTTCAAGACTTCCTTATTGGAATTGCATGCAGATTTGTCACACCTCTCCAGTTGCTGATGTTCTGGCCAGACAGTCTGTATATTCGGAAATTAGAATGCAGCTCGTTTTACCTTCTCAAGAttcatatttttctctgcttccAAT
It includes:
- the gpnmb gene encoding protein QNR-71 encodes the protein MGVLKYIFLLACVAFVHQADGRKTYADMFPHKHTPRGKSPFPMPPIPGWTPDSSPWDDYLYPPIKPKELMRRRGGKPTVRLTSDSPALNGSVITFTAKLEYPPCQKEDDSGELVWDEHCDDANGQARSGYVYNWTSWMDDYGFGRCTDASKCNAFPDGKPFPQSNDWRRKNYVYVWHTMGQYFETCDGHSSSLKLNTSSIPVGAEVMEVMVYRKRERRKYSPLSMDNVVFYVTDMIPVAVDISQKSAVNRSANHVFFRGEDVVFRVHLHDPSGYLKTAVALDYMWDLKDGNRVVTHRDVTTHAYSTVGNRSVKLVVEAAFPAECPPATATSAPTTSTPPPTPTERHTSPPAMTTTPQAISVISSSSPVTVTMGLPTTEVLPSVDSSGTPESTLCALLHSKRVLQGNECVRYVHGIFVANISIIEPKRPLQSKANSRIVDVLAARVTKTDISFLVKCLGSVPTSACTIVSDPTCTSVHSIMCNDVPPSAKCEVNLRRTFLKPGTYCVNITLQDSRTMTLTSTTVTINKLQATPEPENPHTIEVILSTCAVLGAFFALIACVVYRRYKVYRPIRRSLLEDASNRAGVAGSVMRLREALFPSNEERHHLLTETHQL